The following coding sequences lie in one Cotesia glomerata isolate CgM1 linkage group LG5, MPM_Cglom_v2.3, whole genome shotgun sequence genomic window:
- the LOC123266379 gene encoding inositol-trisphosphate 3-kinase homolog isoform X1, whose protein sequence is MSSGVMSRMETFTPRLCLKAVDQYETILQSRLSKSTKSPRNQQRVKNESSNTSIGRSYSVFRQWKKNDRDSKCNMDVSYIDDTKTNSLSSSLPNVNYSQMEHFPLVMSDATMLEEDNSLKFLALNALDLIAPASDILLKNRLKSWFQLSGHPDGLAPAGPGTVWKRRTGGTENTERAVYEELSKDALIRDFIPKYYREVEYKGDTFIELQDLLFGFTDPSVIDIKLGTRTFLESEVSNNVARTDLYKKMISVDPNAPTNFEHENQAVTKLRYMQFREQQSSTCSHGFRIEAMKLPGAPPITNLKKIKEHVAVVETLKLFLGRYSITYEKLLEQLKDMRSRIEASSYFNTHEVIGSSIFIIYDEKKIGVWLIDFAKTYKVPNGKELSHRKPWKEGNHEEGFLLGIDNLISTIEEIKITL, encoded by the exons ATGTCCAGTGGTGTAATGTCTAGAATGGAAACTTTTACTCCAAGATTGTGTTTAAAGGCAGTGGATCAGTATGAAACAATATTACAGAGCCGATTATCTAag tCCACAAAAAGCCCACGGAATCAGCAAAGAGTAAAAAATGAGTCTTCAAATACTTCAATAGGCAGGAGCTATTCTGTGTTTCGgcaatggaaaaaaaatgaccgTGATAGTAAATGCAACATGGACGTGAGCTATATTGATGATACTAAAACAAATTCTTTGTCTTCTTCGTTGCCTAATGTTAATTACTCACAAATGGAACACTTTCCACTTGTTATGTCAGATGCTACTATGCTCGAAGAAGATAATTCGcttaaatttttagctttg aatGCTCTTGATTTGATCGCACCAGCAAgcgatattttattaaaaaaccgGCTAAAGTCATGGTTTCAACTGTCGGGTCATCCTGATGGACTGGCACCAGCGGGCCCTGGAACTGTATGGAAACGTCGAACCGGTGGAACTGAAAATACAGAACGTGCAGTTTATGAAGAATTATCAAAAGATGCTCTAATACGAGATTTTATACCAAAGTACTACAGAGAAGTAGAATACAAAGGCGACACATTTATTGAACTTCAAGATTTGCTTTTTGGTTTTACTGATCCTTCTGTAATTGACATTAAACTTGGTACTCGGACTTTTCTAGAATCGGAAGTATCAAATAATGTTGCAAGAACtgatttgtataaaaaaatgataagtgTTGATCCAAATGCGCCAACTAATTTTGAACATGAAAACCAAGCAGTAACTAAACTCAGATACATGCAGTTTAGAGAGCAACAGAGTTCTACTTGTAGTCATGGATTTAGAATTGAAGCTATGAAATTACCTGGAGCACCGCCAATTacaaatcttaaaaaaataaaagaacatGTAGCTGTTGTAGAAACATTGAAGCTTTTTTTGGGAAGATATAGTATTACTTATGAAAAGTTACTAGAACAGCTAAAAGATATGAGGTCACGAATCGAAGCTTCTTCTTACTTTAATACACAtgag GTTATTGGAAgcagtatttttattatttatgacgaaaaaaaaataggagtATGGTTAATTGATTTTGCCAAAACATACAAAGTGCCTAATGGAAAGGAGCTGTCTCATCGAAAACCCTGGAAGGAAGGAAATCATGAAGAAGGTTTTCTTCTGGGAATTGATAATCTTATATCTAcaattgaagaaattaaaataactttatga
- the LOC123264561 gene encoding uncharacterized protein LOC123264561 → MNSVLLHVFSAMVQRSEEKNLEEQLKKCKIESEKNHHLNLQRIQTPKRLLYINNEEAWNRNQKLLKKLEMSRARLRTLTSFTPTDQEFRERAAFYCKFLDSNC, encoded by the exons atgaattctgTTTTATTGCATGTTTTTAGCGCGATGGTGCAAAGG agtgaagaaaaaaatttagaagaacaattaaaaaaatg taaaatcgaaagtgaaaaaaatcatcatcTAAATTTACAAAGAATTCAAACTCCTAAACGATtactttatataaataatgaagaagCATGGAATCGTAATCAAAAGCTATTAAAA AAATTGGAAATGTCGAGAGCACGTTTGCGAACACTCACATCATTTACTCCAACTGATCAAGAATTCCGTGAACGTGCAGCAttctattgtaaatttttagacAGTAATTGTTGA
- the LOC123264559 gene encoding uncharacterized protein LOC123264559 — protein sequence MILYKKSYLISLLILWINLLYCICDNVIKKETESTLEKLVKLFTEPGAFKRVGEILGENSIESVTCANGDEGLDCRRAEARRSVDCPDGDCYCYNCSLAGPELWASCCRESSKCCSYLAAACRNCDQPSLFSFCSKHFKKCLNELRESDTATTTSGTPTM from the exons atgattttgtacAAAAAATCATACCTAATTTCCTTGCTAATTCTTTGGATAAACTTACTCTACTGCATTTGTGacaatgttattaaaaaagaaacagAAAGTACGCTTGAAAAACTTGTAAAACTTTTTACAGAGCCCGGAGCATTTAAACGTGTCGGTGAAATCCTCGGAGAAAATTCTATTGAATCAGTGACATGTGCCAACGGTGACGAGGGTCTTGATTGTAGAAGAGCCGAAGCAAGAAGATCTGTCGATTGTCCTGACG GTGACTGCTACTGCTACAATTGTTCATTAGCGGGGCCAGAACTATGGGCATCCTGCTGCCGTGAAAGCTCAAAATGTTGCTCTTATTTGGCGGCAGCTTGTCGCAACTGCGACCAGCCTTCGCTGTTTTCTTTTTGCTCAAAGCATTTCAAAAAATGCTTAAATGAATTGAGAGAGAGTGACACGGCGACGACTACCAGCGGTACCCCGACTATGTAA
- the LOC123264556 gene encoding trafficking protein particle complex subunit 11: MSDVPNELVAKPQALIGLSGLDITNSMHRSIWDSFNNNRRPDGLAIQFKLLSPHHEFPTAKPKRNSYEWYIPKGILKRNWMNKYLNEVPSVVVFFYDLDWNDPMWNEKKMECASRVQSLRSSLEGRSTKIAVVLIQIAPSPPQGTEDMTATERATALCSACELPAKSLYILPHGDHLLGYTSRLENAFYELSLTFYHHHYRVVKGHREQLNKTAHQYLFVRHQYKMGFLNEIKQEKHVALKHYQHAYNNLLEIRMVDANTFEIKTVASFINYKLCRLMFSLNQPRDAISQFRAHIDRFRSRTGPEDIIFEHHAWMASQYSTFAELFDEAIRQGLPPVQTQHPGYYFQLAAQHAGLRQSACKELCNNIQEQPIPDPLVDEAKLEFYGQRPWRPGKHGAEPADAEREAAAIVALKYREKNFNHSLVIIGLLGNAISQFKIYRCPRMRRLLVVQMAAEYYNSRDYGKVLTLLMHMLWEYRTERWPVLLTDLLKNALRAAYLSTSIQDYITLAIEALGPSTTFTEENRAVIYSNIIKIISRSPPECEYDLPKDVKKLAIDKWNLELNRLDNYIFTIDDNNLSSFINVKASFSASSYVVGNPIIVDVFVRNLYEGKIEFSKILITVESFNSEFAVKVTADSSLCFDAKETKKYICEFPARKNSDDSEIRISAVSIYLGNENNFCIVMKFPATGTDTAALDRFYPEIQQLRSGTFETIRPITTAEIKLEESSLNISVDSSVPALLNEWLPVKLLLSCHQDITNIQINMKQVIVDNSSDRTTELSLDMSDKQNSIALKFDLLNNENPIEQIIYVRSHQVTTRNFIIKIDYVTDDQIERTKEITYTLSIVKPFDVTTQFYTQLFEPLTKAFVNEPFIVMPHIICTSPWPIRILDTSVELGNSVARKDDEKDSILKDMTLNDGETATDIYCLIPKAGSEQPTSTGVYTIKWQRDNQDIAIETSISVTLSPVWVEDTVVGLEAKLPAQGWVQTPLCVSYFIKNHSDYLFTLRLTMESSDAFMFAGQKQIDICVRPKNKKKIEWILRPLVAGFVALPTLSLSVPMDDEHKSLNKNRLLELLGRSLPTHIYIMPKSPTPET; encoded by the exons ATGTCAGATGTACCAAATGAGCTAGTGGCAAAACCACAAGCATTAATAGGCCTAAGTGGTTTGGACATAACAAATTCCATGCACCGGTCAATATGGGATTCCTTTAATAACAATCGTCGTCCCGATGGATTAGcaatacaatttaaattactgTCACCGCATCATGAATTTCCAACAGCAAAACCCAAAAGGAATTCTTATGAATGGTACATCCCAAAGGGAATATTAAAACGAAATTGGAtgaataaatatctcaatgaGGTGCCATcagttgttgtttttttttacgatttagatTGGAACGATCCAATGTggaatgagaaaaaaatggaGTGTGCATCTCGAGTTCAATCATTACGCAGTTCTCTGGAAGGTCGTTCAACAAAAATAGCTGtagttttaattcaaattgCACCTTCACCTCCTCAAGGTACTGAAGACATGACAGCTACTGAGCGTGCAACTGCGCTCTGTTCGGCTTGTGAACTTCCTGCAAAAtctttatacattttacctCACGGAGATCACCTACTTGGTTATACATCAAGATTAGAAAACGCTTTTTACGAATTGTCACTAactttttatcatcatcattatcgtGTCGTAAAAGGACACCGTGAACAATTGAATAAAACAGCTCATCAATACTTATTTGTACGGCATCAATATAAAATGggatttttaaatgaaattaaacaaGAAAAGCATGTAGCATTGAAACATTATCAACAcgcttataataatttattagaaatacGTATGGTTGATGCGAATACTTTTGAGATAAAAACAGTCgcaagttttattaattataaattatgtagACTTATGTTTTCATTAAATCAACCACGTGATGCTATTTCTCAATTTAGAGCTCACATTGATAGATTTAGATCTCGTACTGGTCCTGAAGACATAATCTTCGAGCATCATGCCTGGATGGCCAGTCAATATTCAACATTTGCTGAGTTATTTGATGAAGCTATAAGACAAGGACTTCCTCCAGTACAAACACAACATCCCggttattattttcaacttgCAGCTCAGCATGCAGGCTTACGTCAATCAGCGTGCAAGGAATTGTGCAACAACATACAAGAGCAGCCGATACCTGATCCACTTGTTGATGAAGCAAAGCTTGAATTTTATGGCCAGAGACCTTGGAGGCCTGGTAAACATGGCGCTGAACCTGCAGACGCAGAACGTGAAGCAGCTGCAATTGTAGCATTGAAGTAccgagagaaaaattttaatcattcattGGTAATTATTGGGTTATTAGGGAATGCGATATcgcaatttaaaatatatcgaTGTCCTCGAATGCGTCGACTACTTGTAGTGCAGATGGCCGCCGAATATTATAATTCACGGGATTATGGTAAAGTTTTAACGTTACTTATGCATATGCTTTGGGAATATCGCACTGAACGTTGGCCTGTTCTACTTActgatttgttaaaaaatgccTTACGAGCTGCTTATTTGTCAACAAGTATTCAAGATTATATTACATTGGCAATTGAAGCTTTAGGGCCTTCTACAACATTTACTGAAGAAAATCGAGCTGTTATTTATAgtaatatcattaaaattatttctagaaGTCCTCCTGAATGTGAGTATGATCTTCCTaaagatgttaaaaaattagctaTTGATAAATGGAATTTGGAGTTAAATCGCTTAGacaattatatatttactattgatgacaataatttatcctcatttataaatgttaaaGCATCATTTTCAGCGTCAAGTTATGTAGTTGGTAATCCTATAATTGTTGATGTATTTGTACGAAATTTGTATGAAGGTAAAATAGAGTTTTCTAAAATTCTTATTACTGTTGAAAGTTTTAACTCCGAGTTTGCTGTTAAAGTTACTGCTGATTCTAGTCTATGTTTCGATGCcaaagaaactaaaaaatacatttgtGAATTTCCGgcaagaaaaaattcagatgaCAGTGAAATTCGAATAAGTGCTGTATCAATTTATTTaggaaatgaaaataatttttgtattgttATGAAATTCCCGGCTACTGGAACTGATACTGCTGCACTAGATCGATTTTATCCAGAAATTCAACAGCTTCGCAGTGGAACTTTTGAAACTATACGACCTATTACAACTgctgaaataaaattagaagaaTCTAGCTTAAATATTTCAGTTGATTCGTCGGTACCAGCACTGTTAAATGAATGGCTACctgttaaattattgttatcatgTCATCAAGATATTAccaatattcaaattaatatgAAACAAGTAATTGTTGATAACTCAAGTGATCGAACAACTGAGCTATCTCTTGACAtgtctgataaacaaaattcaatagcGCTTAAATTTGATCTACTGAATAATGAAAATCCAAtcgaacaaataatttatgtaagaTCTCATCAAGTGACCAcacgaaattttattattaaaattgattatgtAACTGACGATCAAATTGAACGTACTAAAGAGATTACATATACTTTGTCAATTGTAAAACCATTTGACGTAACAACGCAATTTTATACTCAATTATTTGAACCCCTGACGAAAGCTTTTGTAAATGAACCATTTATTGTTATGCCACACATTATCTGTACATCGCCTTGGCCAATCCGTATTTTGGATACATCTGTAGAGCTTGGTAATTCAGTAGCAAGAAAAGATGATGAGAAAGATAGCATTCTTAAGGATATGACTTTAAATGATGGAGAAACTGCTACTGATATTTATTGCTTAATACCTAAAGCTGGAAGCGAACAACCAACATCTACTGGAGTTTATACAATTAAATGGCAACGTGATAATCAAGATATTGCTATTGAAACAAGTATCAGTGTAACATTGTCACCAGTCTGGGTCGAAGATACTGTTGTTGGACTTGAAGCTAAATTACCTGCACAGGGCTGGGTTCAGACACCTCTTTGtgtttcttattttattaaaaatcattctgATTACCTTTTTACACTACGACTAACTATGGAGTCTAGTGATGCATTTATGTTTGCTGGTCaaaaacaaattgatatttgtgTCAgaccgaaaaataaaaaaaaaatcgaatggATTTTAAGGCCATTAGTCGCTGGATTCGTTGCTTTACCAACTTTATCACTATCAGTGCCGatgg atgatGAACAcaaatcattaaataaaaacaggTTACTGGAACTTCTAGGACGTTCTTTACCTACTCATATTTATATAATg ccaAAATCGCCGACTCCGGAaacgtaa
- the LOC123264558 gene encoding probable serine hydrolase isoform X1, giving the protein MDSSNNTGTFEAEEIKIPVPWGHISGKWWGPKNIQPIVTLHGRQDNAGSFDRLIPMISNEISFLCLDLPGHGFSSHHHKGQYYFVYWDGIMLLRRVARHFQWSKIKLLGHSLGGAIGFLYAASYPDEVDLLISLDIASPTVKTIDKVVALTKDNVDKFLKYEQLTKESTPTYNYDEMLDIVMDAYGGSITRESAEILMRRGTEPSSTPGKHLFTRDPRLKVSLLGMLSIDFTSAYAQQIKCAYLNIRAVPGLKFDYPEHYQEIMDIIKSKAKTFEYHQVQGSHHVHLNEPEKVAPIIKNFLKNINERI; this is encoded by the exons ATGGATTCATCAAACAACACAGGAACATTtg aagctgaagaaataaaaattccagtgCCATGGGGTCATATCAGTG gaaaATGGTGGGGCCCAAAAAACATCCAACCGATTGTAACATTACATGGACGTCAGGATAATGCAGGAAGTTTTGATCGGTTAATACCGATGATTAGCAATGAAATATCATTTCTCTGTCTGGATTTGCCCGGTCATGGCTTTTCCTCGCATCATCACAAAGGACAATATTACTTTGTTTACTGGGATGGAATTATGCTATTACGCAGAGTCGCCAGGCATTTCCAGTGGAGTAag ATAAAATTACTTGGGCATTCTCTGGGTGGTGCCATTGGATTTCTCTATGCAGCATCTTATCCAGATGAAGTTGATCTTCTGATAAGTCTTGACATTGCCAGTCCAACTGTAAAAACTATTGATAAAGTTGTCGCTTTGACAAAAGATAATGTTGATAAATTTCTCAAATATGAACAACTCACAAAAGAGTCGACACCAACTTACAATTATGATGAAATGCTCGATATTGTCATGGATGCTTATGGAGGTTCTATTACTCGAGAAAGTGCGGAAATTTTAATGCGACGCGGTACAGAGCCTTCCTCGACTCCTGGCAAGCATTTATTTACTCGAGATCCGCGattaaag GTATCACTTCTTGGTATGCTTTCAATTGACTTTACCTCTGCATACGCACAACAAATAAAATGTGCATATTTGAATATCCGCGCTGTACCAGGCCTTAAGTTTGATTATCCTGAACATTATCAAGAAATTATGGATATTATTAAGAGCAAAGCGAAAACATTTGAGTATCATCAAGTTCAAGGAAGTCACCATGTTCATCTCAACGAACCTGAAAAAGTCGCaccaattattaaaaactttttaaaaaatataaatgaacgAATTTAG
- the LOC123264558 gene encoding probable serine hydrolase isoform X3: MISNEISFLCLDLPGHGFSSHHHKGQYYFVYWDGIMLLRRVARHFQWSKIKLLGHSLGGAIGFLYAASYPDEVDLLISLDIASPTVKTIDKVVALTKDNVDKFLKYEQLTKESTPTYNYDEMLDIVMDAYGGSITRESAEILMRRGTEPSSTPGKHLFTRDPRLKVSLLGMLSIDFTSAYAQQIKCAYLNIRAVPGLKFDYPEHYQEIMDIIKSKAKTFEYHQVQGSHHVHLNEPEKVAPIIKNFLKNINERI; the protein is encoded by the exons ATGATTAGCAATGAAATATCATTTCTCTGTCTGGATTTGCCCGGTCATGGCTTTTCCTCGCATCATCACAAAGGACAATATTACTTTGTTTACTGGGATGGAATTATGCTATTACGCAGAGTCGCCAGGCATTTCCAGTGGAGTAag ATAAAATTACTTGGGCATTCTCTGGGTGGTGCCATTGGATTTCTCTATGCAGCATCTTATCCAGATGAAGTTGATCTTCTGATAAGTCTTGACATTGCCAGTCCAACTGTAAAAACTATTGATAAAGTTGTCGCTTTGACAAAAGATAATGTTGATAAATTTCTCAAATATGAACAACTCACAAAAGAGTCGACACCAACTTACAATTATGATGAAATGCTCGATATTGTCATGGATGCTTATGGAGGTTCTATTACTCGAGAAAGTGCGGAAATTTTAATGCGACGCGGTACAGAGCCTTCCTCGACTCCTGGCAAGCATTTATTTACTCGAGATCCGCGattaaag GTATCACTTCTTGGTATGCTTTCAATTGACTTTACCTCTGCATACGCACAACAAATAAAATGTGCATATTTGAATATCCGCGCTGTACCAGGCCTTAAGTTTGATTATCCTGAACATTATCAAGAAATTATGGATATTATTAAGAGCAAAGCGAAAACATTTGAGTATCATCAAGTTCAAGGAAGTCACCATGTTCATCTCAACGAACCTGAAAAAGTCGCaccaattattaaaaactttttaaaaaatataaatgaacgAATTTAG
- the LOC123266379 gene encoding inositol-trisphosphate 3-kinase homolog isoform X2, whose translation MDVSYIDDTKTNSLSSSLPNVNYSQMEHFPLVMSDATMLEEDNSLKFLALNALDLIAPASDILLKNRLKSWFQLSGHPDGLAPAGPGTVWKRRTGGTENTERAVYEELSKDALIRDFIPKYYREVEYKGDTFIELQDLLFGFTDPSVIDIKLGTRTFLESEVSNNVARTDLYKKMISVDPNAPTNFEHENQAVTKLRYMQFREQQSSTCSHGFRIEAMKLPGAPPITNLKKIKEHVAVVETLKLFLGRYSITYEKLLEQLKDMRSRIEASSYFNTHEVIGSSIFIIYDEKKIGVWLIDFAKTYKVPNGKELSHRKPWKEGNHEEGFLLGIDNLISTIEEIKITL comes from the exons ATGGACGTGAGCTATATTGATGATACTAAAACAAATTCTTTGTCTTCTTCGTTGCCTAATGTTAATTACTCACAAATGGAACACTTTCCACTTGTTATGTCAGATGCTACTATGCTCGAAGAAGATAATTCGcttaaatttttagctttg aatGCTCTTGATTTGATCGCACCAGCAAgcgatattttattaaaaaaccgGCTAAAGTCATGGTTTCAACTGTCGGGTCATCCTGATGGACTGGCACCAGCGGGCCCTGGAACTGTATGGAAACGTCGAACCGGTGGAACTGAAAATACAGAACGTGCAGTTTATGAAGAATTATCAAAAGATGCTCTAATACGAGATTTTATACCAAAGTACTACAGAGAAGTAGAATACAAAGGCGACACATTTATTGAACTTCAAGATTTGCTTTTTGGTTTTACTGATCCTTCTGTAATTGACATTAAACTTGGTACTCGGACTTTTCTAGAATCGGAAGTATCAAATAATGTTGCAAGAACtgatttgtataaaaaaatgataagtgTTGATCCAAATGCGCCAACTAATTTTGAACATGAAAACCAAGCAGTAACTAAACTCAGATACATGCAGTTTAGAGAGCAACAGAGTTCTACTTGTAGTCATGGATTTAGAATTGAAGCTATGAAATTACCTGGAGCACCGCCAATTacaaatcttaaaaaaataaaagaacatGTAGCTGTTGTAGAAACATTGAAGCTTTTTTTGGGAAGATATAGTATTACTTATGAAAAGTTACTAGAACAGCTAAAAGATATGAGGTCACGAATCGAAGCTTCTTCTTACTTTAATACACAtgag GTTATTGGAAgcagtatttttattatttatgacgaaaaaaaaataggagtATGGTTAATTGATTTTGCCAAAACATACAAAGTGCCTAATGGAAAGGAGCTGTCTCATCGAAAACCCTGGAAGGAAGGAAATCATGAAGAAGGTTTTCTTCTGGGAATTGATAATCTTATATCTAcaattgaagaaattaaaataactttatga
- the LOC123264558 gene encoding probable serine hydrolase isoform X2, which produces MDSSNNTGTFEAEEIKIPVPWGHISGKLWGPKNVQPIVALHGWQDNAGTFDKLAPILAQQYAILSIDLPGHGFSSHLNKGSFYYVFWDGVVLVRRIVKHFKWSKIKLLGHSLGGAIGFLYAASYPDEVDLLISLDIASPTVKTIDKVVALTKDNVDKFLKYEQLTKESTPTYNYDEMLDIVMDAYGGSITRESAEILMRRGTEPSSTPGKHLFTRDPRLKVSLLGMLSIDFTSAYAQQIKCAYLNIRAVPGLKFDYPEHYQEIMDIIKSKAKTFEYHQVQGSHHVHLNEPEKVAPIIKNFLKNINERI; this is translated from the exons ATGGATTCATCAAACAACACAGGAACATTtg aagctgaagaaataaaaattccagtgCCATGGGGTCATATCAGTG GAAAATTATGGGGTCCAAAAAATGTACAACCTATCGTGGCTTTGCACGGTTGGCAAGATAATGCAGGCACTTTTGATAAACTAGCACCAATACTTGCACAGCAATATGCAATTCTAAGTATTGATCTTCCTGGCCACGGTTTTTCATCTCACCTCAATAAAGGAtctttttattatgtattttggGATGGAGTTGTACTTGTTCGTAGAATCGTTAAACATTTCAAATGGAGTAAG ATAAAATTACTTGGGCATTCTCTGGGTGGTGCCATTGGATTTCTCTATGCAGCATCTTATCCAGATGAAGTTGATCTTCTGATAAGTCTTGACATTGCCAGTCCAACTGTAAAAACTATTGATAAAGTTGTCGCTTTGACAAAAGATAATGTTGATAAATTTCTCAAATATGAACAACTCACAAAAGAGTCGACACCAACTTACAATTATGATGAAATGCTCGATATTGTCATGGATGCTTATGGAGGTTCTATTACTCGAGAAAGTGCGGAAATTTTAATGCGACGCGGTACAGAGCCTTCCTCGACTCCTGGCAAGCATTTATTTACTCGAGATCCGCGattaaag GTATCACTTCTTGGTATGCTTTCAATTGACTTTACCTCTGCATACGCACAACAAATAAAATGTGCATATTTGAATATCCGCGCTGTACCAGGCCTTAAGTTTGATTATCCTGAACATTATCAAGAAATTATGGATATTATTAAGAGCAAAGCGAAAACATTTGAGTATCATCAAGTTCAAGGAAGTCACCATGTTCATCTCAACGAACCTGAAAAAGTCGCaccaattattaaaaactttttaaaaaatataaatgaacgAATTTAG